A single Natranaerobius thermophilus JW/NM-WN-LF DNA region contains:
- a CDS encoding flagellar protein FlgN: MDKLLQDLCENLEEQLATYKLLVQQEEEKQEALIQGELSQLEELIKKEQKIVFQNGELERKRQEIIAQLAEELGEVQDDLTISKLIEYAEGELEKRLSQVYRELEEIVITLKDLNIKNNSLIQQSLSYINYSLDIVAGAGQDDPGTYGNDVGDDSGKAAKKSNRSFLDKKI; this comes from the coding sequence ATGGACAAACTATTACAAGATCTCTGTGAAAATTTAGAAGAACAGTTGGCCACTTATAAACTTTTGGTACAACAGGAAGAAGAGAAGCAGGAGGCCTTGATTCAGGGCGAGCTAAGTCAGTTAGAAGAACTGATTAAAAAGGAACAGAAAATAGTCTTTCAAAACGGTGAACTCGAGAGAAAGCGCCAGGAAATCATTGCCCAGTTGGCTGAAGAACTGGGTGAAGTTCAAGATGATCTGACTATTTCTAAATTGATAGAATACGCGGAAGGCGAGCTGGAAAAACGCCTATCCCAGGTTTACAGGGAACTGGAAGAGATCGTGATTACTTTGAAAGATTTGAACATAAAGAACAATTCCCTGATCCAACAGTCCCTCTCATATATAAATTACAGTTTAGATATTGTGGCAGGTGCCGGTCAGGATGATCCCGGCACTTACGGTAACGATGTTGGTGATGATTCGGGAAAAGCGGCCAAGAAAAGCAACCGCAGCTTTTTAGATAAAAAGATTTAG
- the flgM gene encoding flagellar biosynthesis anti-sigma factor FlgM encodes MDKIRGDYNQYLRTYQKSISQLDKVQKIEKTGKGRGGEGAKKKDSLELTGLSKEIKVAREKISQLDSQEKARVNELKESIQSGTYDVSGDEIAGKIIETAREVQFDREV; translated from the coding sequence ATGGATAAAATTAGAGGGGACTATAATCAGTATTTGAGAACCTATCAAAAAAGTATCTCCCAACTGGATAAGGTCCAAAAAATTGAGAAAACAGGCAAGGGCCGGGGAGGAGAAGGTGCCAAGAAAAAGGATTCTCTGGAACTTACAGGTCTGTCTAAGGAGATTAAGGTGGCCAGGGAAAAGATCTCTCAACTGGATTCACAGGAGAAAGCTCGGGTCAACGAATTAAAAGAATCCATACAAAGTGGCACCTATGACGTTTCTGGTGACGAAATTGCCGGTAAAATCATTGAAACTGCCCGAGAAGTTCAATTTGACCGGGAAGTATAA
- a CDS encoding TIGR03826 family flagellar region protein, whose protein sequence is MQNLKNCKRCGKLFLKTTRDICPDCHQKEEDDFLKVKQYLDKNPGATIVEVSEETEVSQKQIRKFIEEGRLLTSKYEALTIECKRCGKEISQGKYCESCQGELSQQFESVKGEPKQTDDETKETGKVHIKDRVDKRRR, encoded by the coding sequence ATGCAAAACCTCAAAAACTGTAAGCGGTGCGGAAAGTTATTTTTAAAAACGACCCGAGATATTTGCCCTGATTGTCATCAAAAGGAAGAAGATGATTTTTTGAAGGTGAAACAGTATCTGGATAAGAATCCTGGTGCGACAATTGTTGAAGTTTCCGAAGAAACAGAAGTATCTCAAAAACAGATCAGAAAGTTCATTGAAGAGGGTAGATTACTGACCTCAAAATACGAAGCCCTGACAATTGAGTGTAAGCGCTGTGGTAAGGAGATTTCTCAAGGTAAATATTGTGAAAGCTGTCAAGGAGAACTTTCCCAGCAATTTGAATCCGTCAAAGGAGAGCCCAAACAAACAGATGATGAAACTAAAGAAACAGGCAAAGTACATATTAAGGATCGTGTGGACAAGCGCAGAAGATAA
- a CDS encoding prepilin-type N-terminal cleavage/methylation domain-containing protein, which yields MIKIIKRLFQEEQGFTLIELLAVVAILGILVAVVAPNVMQFIEDAEAGAEDAEWAIVEDAIVNAAMQENKDLENVSAADANDYIDGDLSAIEEEEKEDMEVQGVDLEIEIEDNEIARINEASN from the coding sequence ATGATTAAAATTATTAAACGACTGTTCCAGGAGGAACAGGGCTTTACCTTAATTGAGCTTTTGGCTGTTGTAGCTATTCTGGGAATATTAGTTGCAGTTGTTGCACCTAATGTGATGCAATTTATAGAAGATGCAGAAGCTGGAGCTGAAGATGCAGAATGGGCAATAGTAGAAGATGCCATTGTTAATGCTGCAATGCAAGAAAATAAAGATTTAGAAAATGTTAGTGCAGCTGATGCAAATGACTATATCGATGGTGATTTAAGTGCAATTGAGGAAGAAGAAAAAGAAGATATGGAAGTTCAGGGGGTTGATTTAGAGATAGAAATTGAGGACAACGAAATAGCTAGAATAAATGAGGCTAGCAACTAA